In Brevibacterium zhoupengii, the following are encoded in one genomic region:
- a CDS encoding zinc-binding dehydrogenase, producing MGELPTPEPGKGEVRVKLEACGLNPSDYQRAEYGVPDWEWPAVLGLDVVGVIDELGEGVTDFEVGTRVAYNGDIRARGGFAEFTIVDGVVLAPVPEGVSSTQAAALPSAGLTAYQSIVRRLRVDADDTVLITGGAGGVGGFAVQLAHATGAHVFATEGSRNLDRVRELGAEAVIDFAAENISERVLELTDGRGVDVILDTIGTESATANLALLAFEGRLASTAGRPDMGDLAPFSVGPAVHEIALGAAHTTGDLRARRELATMLSELLALVNDGTIDAMVSRTVSINEVPEALTQLANRKASGKFVMDLTETE from the coding sequence ATGGGAGAACTCCCCACCCCCGAGCCAGGCAAAGGTGAAGTTCGAGTCAAGCTCGAGGCATGCGGCCTCAACCCTTCGGACTACCAGCGCGCCGAATACGGGGTACCCGATTGGGAATGGCCTGCTGTCCTCGGACTCGATGTCGTCGGTGTCATCGACGAGCTGGGCGAAGGAGTCACCGACTTCGAGGTCGGAACACGCGTCGCCTATAACGGGGACATTCGAGCTCGTGGCGGTTTCGCGGAGTTTACGATCGTTGACGGGGTGGTACTCGCACCGGTGCCCGAAGGAGTCAGTTCGACGCAGGCAGCGGCACTGCCATCTGCAGGACTCACTGCCTACCAGTCGATAGTGCGACGGCTTCGAGTCGACGCCGATGACACAGTTCTCATCACCGGTGGAGCCGGTGGAGTGGGCGGCTTCGCCGTCCAACTCGCACATGCCACCGGCGCGCATGTATTCGCCACAGAGGGAAGCCGCAACCTCGACCGAGTGCGCGAGCTGGGTGCAGAAGCTGTCATCGACTTCGCCGCAGAGAACATTTCAGAACGGGTCTTGGAGTTGACCGACGGCCGAGGTGTCGACGTAATTCTCGACACCATCGGCACAGAATCTGCTACAGCGAATCTCGCCCTCCTCGCCTTTGAGGGGCGACTCGCCTCGACCGCAGGTCGTCCCGATATGGGCGATCTCGCACCATTCAGCGTCGGTCCGGCAGTACATGAGATCGCTCTCGGTGCGGCACATACGACTGGCGACCTGCGCGCACGAAGAGAACTCGCGACCATGCTGAGCGAACTGCTCGCTCTCGTCAATGATGGAACCATTGACGCAATGGTGTCCCGCACCGTTTCCATCAACGAAGTGCCTGAGGCGCTGACTCAGCTCGCAAATCGCAAAGCGAGTGGAAAGTTTGTGATGGATCTCACCGAAACGGAGTGA
- a CDS encoding amidohydrolase family protein: MKSLRIDNVSGVVTGRLGEPVLTVGSVRCVDGKIAAFDDDTDADVIVDANGATLCPGLIDSHVHVTFGDWTPRQQTVGWIESYMHGGTTLMMSASEIHVPGRPTDRAGLKGLAIAAQRSWENVRPGGVKVLGGSVIISPSLTEEDFAELGAENVRLAKVGFGAFESQSEAAPLVRAAQKAGFVVMNHTGGASVPGSAAVSIDDVLALECDIIGHANGGTTSLPDEDLERMFDAPGALQLVQAGNLRSSLRVIDLAKDRDDLDRILIATDTPTGTGVMPLGMIKTIVEFSSLADLSAADTIALATSNPGRVLHREEGVIDLGRPADMVLLQPPAGGVATDPLSAIERGDVPGICGVIIDGQVQGLRSRNTPAPARLATVH, encoded by the coding sequence ATGAAGTCCCTTCGTATCGACAATGTCTCAGGAGTCGTCACAGGCCGTCTCGGCGAGCCCGTCCTCACCGTGGGCTCGGTCCGCTGCGTCGATGGTAAGATCGCTGCCTTCGACGACGATACCGATGCCGATGTCATTGTGGACGCCAACGGAGCTACACTGTGCCCGGGCCTGATTGACAGCCATGTTCACGTGACGTTCGGCGACTGGACTCCCCGACAACAGACGGTCGGGTGGATCGAAAGCTATATGCACGGCGGTACGACCTTGATGATGTCAGCGTCGGAGATCCACGTGCCCGGTCGGCCGACTGATCGCGCCGGCCTCAAGGGACTGGCTATCGCCGCACAGAGATCTTGGGAGAACGTTCGCCCGGGAGGTGTCAAGGTCCTGGGCGGTTCGGTGATCATCAGCCCTTCGCTCACGGAGGAGGACTTCGCCGAGCTGGGTGCAGAGAACGTACGACTCGCGAAAGTCGGTTTCGGTGCGTTCGAAAGCCAGTCTGAAGCCGCACCACTAGTGCGAGCTGCCCAGAAGGCAGGATTCGTCGTTATGAATCACACCGGGGGAGCGTCCGTGCCCGGTTCGGCAGCAGTCTCGATCGACGACGTCCTTGCCCTCGAATGCGACATCATCGGTCATGCCAACGGGGGAACCACTTCACTGCCAGACGAGGACCTCGAACGCATGTTCGACGCTCCGGGCGCATTGCAGTTGGTGCAAGCAGGAAATCTGCGGTCGAGCTTGCGGGTGATCGACCTGGCGAAGGACCGAGATGACCTCGACCGCATCCTCATTGCAACAGATACTCCGACGGGCACGGGGGTCATGCCATTGGGGATGATCAAGACGATCGTTGAATTCTCATCTCTGGCGGACCTATCAGCGGCTGACACGATCGCACTCGCCACCAGCAATCCTGGTCGAGTTCTCCACCGCGAGGAAGGAGTCATCGATCTCGGACGGCCTGCAGATATGGTACTTCTGCAGCCCCCGGCCGGAGGAGTCGCCACCGACCCCCTCTCGGCAATCGAACGCGGAGACGTGCCCGGAATCTGTGGAGTCATCATCGACGGCCAGGTGCAAGGTTTACGCTCACGTAACACGCCTGCACCGGCTCGACTGGCGACCGTGCACTAA
- a CDS encoding SDR family NAD(P)-dependent oxidoreductase, whose protein sequence is MSTRVAAVTGGASGIGEAAAKRFAADGYNVAVIDVDGEGGQRVVGELRKLGVEATYYECNVADREEVEKVANAVETDLGPVEALVTSAGLTPNSEAILEMDMPAHERMWKVNYFGTIHTCQSFGRRMVPRKKGAIVTLGSIHSRLPMPLPAYNPGKAAIERITQLLAVELGRHEIRVNSVGPTHVMTPPLEAAIAAGERDMGKIMALHPLPNLPSTEDVAEAIAFLCSDQARTISGVLLPIDSGSLAGTSYLTYAGGVPWEK, encoded by the coding sequence ATGAGCACACGAGTTGCAGCAGTGACAGGCGGAGCAAGCGGAATTGGCGAGGCGGCAGCAAAACGATTTGCAGCAGATGGCTACAATGTTGCTGTCATCGATGTCGACGGAGAAGGTGGCCAGCGTGTCGTCGGCGAGCTGCGAAAGCTCGGCGTCGAAGCAACCTACTACGAGTGCAACGTCGCAGACAGGGAAGAGGTCGAGAAGGTCGCGAACGCGGTCGAGACGGACCTCGGCCCGGTCGAGGCACTGGTCACCTCCGCGGGGCTGACACCGAACAGCGAGGCCATTCTCGAGATGGATATGCCCGCGCATGAGCGGATGTGGAAGGTCAATTATTTCGGGACCATCCACACCTGCCAATCATTCGGACGACGGATGGTCCCGCGGAAGAAGGGCGCGATCGTCACGCTCGGATCGATTCACAGTCGACTGCCGATGCCGTTGCCGGCCTATAATCCTGGCAAAGCTGCCATCGAACGAATCACTCAACTTCTTGCAGTCGAGCTTGGGCGACATGAGATCCGCGTCAACAGCGTGGGGCCGACTCACGTCATGACCCCTCCTCTCGAGGCTGCGATCGCCGCCGGAGAACGCGACATGGGCAAGATCATGGCGCTCCACCCGCTGCCAAACCTCCCATCGACAGAAGACGTCGCGGAAGCGATCGCTTTCCTCTGCTCCGACCAGGCCCGGACTATCAGCGGTGTGCTCCTACCGATCGACAGCGGAAGCCTCGCGGGAACGTCGTACCTGACCTACGCCGGTGGAGTTCCCTGGGAAAAGTGA
- a CDS encoding NAD(P)/FAD-dependent oxidoreductase has translation MTADVIVVGCGVQGLSVAENLRRRGQTVLVIDRVGPGRQTSSLAAGQSVIAQTDPAMGSLMHRSIGDIIEFEARTGVPLVYHQAGSIKYALQDWSAEQLQREVQRATKLGARVGMIDLAEAGRLAPHTDSSAATAAWYAPDDIYFEAADLASSMYEAATRAGVEFRFGVDVTNLEVSSGRVTGVRTTDGIESAASVVIAAGAWTSELLGRSVGLDLPLIHVRHQYSIRQKISGIRFGLPSVRVVDDAIYARPVGKDLMFGTYEPQPMEFSVKSLPDRTADTPLDGRAIELALGKISGLFPGVADSTVRTMRGGMVTMTPDGSYIIDELETASGAYFMTGCNVMGLSVSPALGADMAEWLTTGQRPSSISGFALDRFGPGMLSSEDVRRQSLSEYESIYRDAGSNSQVRVTS, from the coding sequence ATGACCGCCGATGTCATCGTCGTCGGCTGCGGCGTTCAAGGATTGAGTGTCGCCGAGAATCTCCGCCGACGGGGCCAGACAGTTCTGGTGATTGATCGGGTCGGCCCTGGAAGGCAGACCTCCTCGCTTGCCGCGGGACAATCCGTCATCGCGCAAACGGATCCAGCGATGGGATCGCTTATGCATCGTAGCATCGGTGACATCATCGAATTCGAAGCTCGAACCGGTGTACCGCTTGTCTACCACCAAGCGGGCAGCATCAAATACGCACTGCAGGACTGGTCGGCCGAACAGTTGCAACGTGAAGTTCAGCGGGCAACGAAGCTCGGCGCACGAGTCGGCATGATCGACCTAGCTGAAGCAGGTCGACTGGCCCCGCACACCGATTCCTCTGCGGCAACCGCAGCCTGGTATGCCCCCGACGACATCTACTTCGAAGCGGCTGATCTGGCATCATCGATGTACGAAGCAGCCACTCGTGCGGGTGTGGAATTCAGATTCGGAGTCGACGTCACAAACTTGGAGGTTTCTTCAGGACGGGTCACAGGCGTGCGCACCACCGACGGAATCGAATCTGCTGCCTCGGTGGTCATCGCAGCGGGAGCCTGGACCAGCGAACTGCTGGGCCGGTCGGTTGGACTGGATTTGCCGCTTATCCACGTGCGTCACCAGTATTCGATCAGGCAGAAAATTTCCGGCATCCGGTTTGGGCTTCCCTCAGTGCGTGTCGTCGATGATGCTATCTATGCTCGGCCCGTGGGCAAGGATCTCATGTTCGGAACGTACGAGCCGCAACCGATGGAGTTTTCGGTAAAGTCTCTGCCGGATCGTACCGCGGACACGCCCCTGGACGGCCGGGCGATCGAGTTGGCACTCGGCAAAATCTCGGGCCTGTTTCCGGGAGTCGCTGATTCGACGGTTCGCACAATGCGCGGGGGGATGGTCACCATGACCCCGGACGGCAGCTACATCATCGATGAGCTGGAGACGGCTTCCGGTGCCTATTTCATGACGGGCTGCAACGTCATGGGCCTCTCGGTGTCTCCCGCCCTCGGTGCGGACATGGCCGAGTGGCTGACGACGGGCCAGCGGCCCAGCTCAATCTCTGGGTTTGCCCTCGACCGATTCGGACCCGGGATGCTGAGCAGCGAGGACGTCCGGCGGCAATCGCTCAGCGAATACGAGTCAATCTATCGCGATGCGGGTTCGAATTCGCAAGTTCGAGTGACATCCTGA
- a CDS encoding type II 3-dehydroquinate dehydratase, with translation MQPLETNHDARWRIALLNGLNMSNLGNRDKNVYGTVTSLQELESLVADSGQLVGATINPYHSNHEGDLVDFVEADTTYDGYLINPGGLWAFGEPTRIALTETGKPFVEVHFANIFATGNRSTFTQTAAGTAMGFRHHGYIGALVALVSALEEREGEATT, from the coding sequence ATGCAACCTTTGGAAACCAACCATGACGCCAGATGGCGCATAGCACTCCTGAACGGGCTCAACATGTCCAATCTGGGTAACCGCGACAAGAACGTCTACGGCACGGTGACATCGCTCCAGGAGCTGGAATCGTTGGTCGCGGACTCGGGCCAATTGGTGGGCGCGACCATCAATCCCTATCACTCGAACCATGAAGGGGATCTCGTCGACTTCGTCGAGGCGGATACAACATATGACGGCTATCTCATCAATCCTGGCGGCCTTTGGGCTTTCGGGGAGCCGACGCGGATTGCGCTGACCGAGACGGGCAAACCGTTTGTCGAAGTCCACTTCGCGAACATCTTCGCGACTGGAAATCGCTCCACGTTTACGCAGACTGCTGCCGGCACTGCGATGGGGTTCCGTCACCACGGGTACATCGGAGCTCTCGTCGCACTCGTCTCCGCACTTGAAGAACGCGAAGGTGAGGCGACAACATGA
- a CDS encoding type II 3-dehydroquinate dehydratase, with amino-acid sequence MKHISRLRAKGKKWNLALLSGPNTKRDIDSIEAFQTLLEDWGELFNVSIRHKQSNHEGHLLEFIHENASEIDGYIVNPGGLSTTGESLRHCLKDVKRPSVEFHWRNSELNGRSIFSPSVTAIFSGLGANGLKGAVVALALALDDVDFLNPDGSGEYNRSHGTPRSLYQ; translated from the coding sequence GTGAAACATATTTCTCGGCTCCGCGCCAAGGGCAAGAAATGGAATCTTGCTCTACTCAGCGGACCCAATACAAAACGAGATATCGATAGTATCGAAGCTTTTCAAACGCTGTTGGAAGATTGGGGTGAATTATTCAATGTGAGCATTCGACACAAACAGTCAAACCACGAAGGGCATCTGCTCGAATTCATCCATGAGAATGCTTCCGAGATCGATGGGTACATCGTGAACCCCGGTGGTCTGTCGACAACGGGGGAATCGCTCCGGCACTGTCTCAAGGACGTCAAGCGACCATCGGTGGAATTCCACTGGCGAAACAGTGAGCTGAACGGCAGGTCGATCTTCTCGCCGAGCGTGACAGCCATCTTCTCCGGCCTCGGCGCCAATGGCCTCAAAGGCGCGGTTGTCGCGCTAGCGCTTGCCCTGGACGATGTCGACTTTCTCAATCCGGATGGCAGCGGAGAGTACAACCGATCACACGGTACTCCTCGCTCTCTCTACCAGTAG
- a CDS encoding TetR/AcrR family transcriptional regulator has product MADTRPTSDLRTRRRVEIRQQVGTVALRLFEEKGVSGTTVDDIAAEAGISPRTFFRHFETKEDAVLTGYMDVEDAAAELNLGGTDSAAALMLIQEMYASMLDDLADDESEYLAVQKLIAREPGLQQAAERRLRTSTERLRSRLEENFGQQHALIARLLVHVTSATLHAALEEWTYRSGDQPPTNVADLYRRACQELRQLISQP; this is encoded by the coding sequence ATGGCTGACACCCGCCCGACTTCTGATCTACGAACCCGGCGACGCGTTGAAATTCGACAGCAGGTCGGTACAGTCGCGCTGCGGCTGTTCGAGGAAAAAGGCGTCAGCGGTACGACTGTTGACGACATAGCCGCCGAAGCGGGTATCTCTCCGCGCACATTTTTTCGCCACTTCGAGACCAAAGAAGACGCTGTGCTGACGGGTTACATGGACGTGGAGGACGCCGCCGCTGAACTCAACCTCGGCGGTACAGATTCGGCAGCTGCATTGATGTTGATCCAGGAGATGTATGCTTCGATGCTTGACGACCTCGCGGACGATGAAAGCGAATATCTTGCCGTGCAGAAACTCATTGCACGGGAGCCCGGATTGCAGCAGGCGGCCGAACGCCGATTGCGAACGTCAACCGAGCGCTTGCGGTCCCGCCTGGAGGAGAACTTCGGGCAGCAACACGCCCTCATCGCGAGACTGCTGGTCCACGTGACATCGGCGACACTTCACGCAGCCCTCGAAGAATGGACCTACCGCAGTGGTGATCAACCGCCCACAAATGTAGCTGATTTGTATAGGCGCGCGTGCCAAGAACTTCGACAACTCATCTCTCAACCTTGA
- a CDS encoding amidohydrolase yields MSEEITVFKAKRVLTMDPGRPNAEAVAVRDGRILSVGSLASMRPWLDNQPHTIDTSFADNVIMPGFIDPHTHLRWAGSVTALHYLGPITSPTGSSAQPTREDVFTSLRALDAQLPDGEPIFAWGFDPAYQGGHLHRDELDAISARRPIWILAYAIHYLYVNSPLLDALGADDAIEVHGVGRYPDGRLDGTFVEMEAVRYAQAPFMDKMHNRDAAREGLWKLAGTAQRAGVTTTADMGLGVQDFDTELNDHLEIVNHPDFPLRMTMCSAEIAVHKAHGSEAAQFVKDLSQISTDKLHFNGVKVWLDGSYQAMSLRLNYPGYVDGGNGLRGDVPWDELAERILPYWERKVPIHAHANGDEAIDACLDLLEQLQDHTPRMDHRFTIEHYLISNTSQARRLAKLGGLASVLVQYVHHRSQVQNLSGLGPDRSEATARLGSLAREGVSFGLHSDFAFALLPISPLEAAWTAVTRLAADNETVQAPGERIPVDRALRAITIDAALVIGMEDKVGSLEIGKFADFAVLDRDPTTIPPDEIRKIDVVATVLGGKSF; encoded by the coding sequence ATGAGTGAAGAAATCACCGTCTTCAAAGCAAAAAGGGTTCTCACAATGGACCCGGGCCGTCCCAACGCTGAAGCGGTCGCGGTGCGTGACGGACGCATCCTATCCGTGGGTTCACTCGCCTCGATGCGGCCTTGGTTGGACAACCAACCGCATACGATCGACACCAGCTTCGCCGACAACGTCATCATGCCCGGATTCATCGATCCTCACACGCATCTCCGGTGGGCAGGATCAGTGACCGCCCTTCATTATTTGGGGCCGATCACCTCACCTACGGGATCGTCGGCACAGCCGACAAGAGAAGATGTTTTCACCAGCCTCCGTGCTCTCGACGCACAGCTCCCGGACGGGGAGCCCATCTTCGCATGGGGATTCGATCCGGCCTACCAAGGCGGTCACTTACATCGAGACGAACTGGACGCCATCTCAGCACGCAGGCCGATATGGATCCTCGCTTACGCTATCCACTATCTCTACGTCAACAGTCCTCTTCTCGACGCGCTCGGCGCCGATGATGCTATCGAAGTACACGGTGTCGGGCGCTATCCGGATGGACGATTGGACGGAACCTTCGTCGAGATGGAAGCCGTCCGATACGCTCAGGCACCGTTTATGGACAAGATGCACAACCGCGACGCAGCGAGGGAAGGGTTATGGAAGCTCGCCGGCACAGCGCAGAGAGCCGGCGTGACGACAACTGCCGATATGGGATTGGGTGTCCAAGATTTCGACACCGAACTCAACGACCACCTCGAAATCGTCAACCATCCCGACTTCCCACTGCGCATGACGATGTGTTCAGCAGAAATCGCCGTTCACAAAGCCCACGGGTCCGAAGCGGCCCAATTCGTCAAAGACCTCTCGCAAATCTCCACGGACAAGCTCCACTTCAACGGCGTCAAGGTTTGGCTCGATGGGTCATATCAAGCCATGTCACTGAGACTGAACTATCCCGGATACGTCGACGGAGGCAACGGCCTGCGCGGTGATGTGCCATGGGACGAACTCGCCGAACGGATCCTGCCCTACTGGGAACGCAAAGTGCCCATCCACGCACACGCAAACGGTGATGAAGCAATCGATGCGTGTCTCGACCTGCTCGAGCAGCTGCAAGATCACACCCCGAGAATGGACCATCGGTTCACCATCGAACATTATCTCATCAGCAACACCTCACAGGCCCGACGCCTGGCGAAGCTCGGGGGTCTGGCCAGTGTCCTCGTGCAATACGTTCATCATCGCAGCCAAGTGCAAAATCTCTCCGGTCTAGGCCCTGACCGATCAGAGGCAACTGCTCGCCTTGGCAGCCTAGCCCGCGAAGGGGTGAGTTTTGGCCTGCACTCCGACTTTGCCTTCGCTCTGCTGCCGATCTCTCCTCTCGAAGCAGCTTGGACGGCGGTGACCCGACTCGCAGCTGACAACGAGACAGTACAGGCTCCAGGGGAAAGAATCCCCGTCGACCGAGCATTGCGGGCCATCACTATCGATGCGGCTCTCGTCATCGGGATGGAGGACAAAGTCGGCAGTCTCGAAATCGGAAAGTTCGCTGATTTCGCGGTTCTCGACCGCGACCCGACGACAATACCTCCTGACGAAATCCGCAAAATTGACGTCGTAGCCACGGTACTCGGCGGTAAAAGCTTTTAA
- a CDS encoding zinc-binding dehydrogenase, producing MRAGPVGLFAAQLARIAGAGTVLVVEPQGRRRALALEIGADVAVKPGEETRDAIHKASSGRGADLVYDCVGNEAAIATAIELCRPGAAIMMLGVASGNVSISPSRLAQQGTHVRHEPGSSQSRILDHRRPDPFGASSNRSSSRRNHRSQHARQGPGRPIWGTGSRQDPR from the coding sequence ATGAGAGCTGGCCCTGTCGGTCTCTTCGCAGCACAACTGGCCAGAATCGCTGGAGCCGGTACTGTGCTCGTCGTCGAGCCCCAAGGTCGACGACGAGCACTGGCTCTCGAAATCGGAGCCGACGTTGCGGTGAAGCCCGGGGAAGAGACTCGCGATGCAATTCACAAGGCGAGCAGTGGGCGCGGTGCAGATCTGGTCTATGACTGCGTCGGAAACGAGGCAGCGATCGCGACCGCCATCGAGCTGTGCCGCCCGGGTGCCGCCATCATGATGCTTGGAGTTGCCTCCGGGAATGTCTCCATCTCCCCCTCTCGCTTGGCTCAGCAAGGAACTCACGTTCGACACGAGCCCGGCTCATCTCAATCGCGAATTCTCGATCACCGTCGACCTGATCCGTTCGGGGCGTCTTCGAACCGGTCCTCTTCACGACGAAACCATCGGTCTCAGCATGCTCGACAGGGCCCTGGCAGACCTATCTGGGGGACTGGATCGCGTCAAGATCCTCGTTGA
- a CDS encoding amino acid synthesis family protein gives MTLEIRKLTTVREEIRSEAGCSAETPLVKAAAVAVVRNPYADHPYTNELSEIIDDNYRLGHLLATAAADTLGHEVESFGKAAVVGIDGEVEHGVACKIGEFGRGVRDAVGGDAWISSVSKRSTPGSTVDVPLAYKSEIWVRSHYDAVTVYLADAPLADEVAVVLAVANRGRLNHRVGGMTLDEAHNEKVGKR, from the coding sequence AACTCACGACTGTGAGAGAGGAGATCCGTTCCGAAGCCGGATGCTCGGCCGAAACCCCTCTTGTGAAAGCCGCGGCAGTGGCCGTTGTGCGTAATCCTTACGCAGACCACCCCTATACGAACGAACTGTCGGAGATCATCGATGACAACTATCGTCTCGGACATCTGCTGGCAACGGCGGCTGCCGACACGCTCGGTCATGAGGTCGAAAGTTTCGGGAAAGCTGCCGTCGTGGGCATCGACGGCGAGGTCGAACACGGAGTGGCCTGCAAGATCGGTGAGTTCGGACGGGGTGTACGCGATGCTGTCGGCGGTGACGCGTGGATTTCCTCAGTGAGTAAACGATCGACGCCCGGTTCGACAGTCGACGTCCCGCTTGCCTACAAGAGCGAGATCTGGGTTCGCTCCCACTACGACGCGGTGACAGTTTATCTCGCTGATGCACCGCTCGCCGACGAAGTGGCTGTCGTCCTTGCGGTGGCCAATCGCGGTCGACTCAACCACCGAGTGGGGGGAATGACCCTCGACGAAGCTCACAACGAGAAAGTAGGAAAGCGATGA